The following are from one region of the Vitis riparia cultivar Riparia Gloire de Montpellier isolate 1030 chromosome 14, EGFV_Vit.rip_1.0, whole genome shotgun sequence genome:
- the LOC117930731 gene encoding T-complex protein 1 subunit zeta 1 — protein sequence MSLRVLNPNAEVLNKSAALHMNINAAKGLQDVLKTNLGPKGTIKMLVGGAGDIKLTKDGNTLLKEMQIQNPTAIMIARTAVAQDDTSGDGTTSTVLFIGELMKQSERYIDEGMHPRVLVDGFEIAKRATLQFLEKFKTPVVMGDEPDKEILKMVARTTLRTKLYEAMADQLTDIVVNAVLCIRKPEEGIDLFMVEIMHMRHKFDVDTRLVEGLVLDHGSRHPDMKRRAENCYILTSNVSLEYDKSEINAGFFYSSAEQREAMVAAERRQVDERVKKIIELKNKVCSGNDNNFVVINQKGIDPPSLDLLARAGIIALRRAKRRNMERLVLACGGEAVNSVDDLTPDCLGWAGLVYEHILGEEKYTFVENVKNPHSCTILIKGPNDHTIAQIKDAVRDGLRSVKNTMEDESVVLGAGAFEVAARQYLVNEVKKTVQGRAQLGVEAFADALLVVPKTLAENSGLDTQDVIIALTGEHDRGNIVGLNQHTGEPIDPHMEGIFDNYSVKRQIINSGPVIASQLLLVDEVIRAGRNMRKPN from the exons ATGTCACTGAGAGTGTTGAATCCAAATGCAGAAGTGCTGAACAAATCTGCAGCACTTCACATGAATATCAATGCCGCCAAGGGCTTGCAAGATGTTCTCAAGACCAACCTCGGCCCCAAAGGCACCATCAAGAT GCTTGTTGGCGGAGCCGGCGATATCAAACTCACCAAGGATGGCAACACTCTCTTGAAAGAGATG CAAATTCAAAACCCAACTGCAATTATGATAGCAAGGACAGCTGTTGCCCAAGATGATACAAGTGGAGATGGTACAACCTCTACAGTGCTCTTTATTGGCGAGCTTATGAAACAATCAGAACGCTACATTGATGAAG GGATGCATCCACGTGTTCTGGTTGATGGGTTTGAGATTGCAAAAAGAGCTACCCTCCAGTTCcttgaaaaatttaaaactccTGTGGTAATGGGTGATGAGCCTGATAAAGAGATTCTAAAAATGGTAGCAAGAACAACCCTGAGAACAAAG TTATACGAGGCAATGGCAGATCAATTGACTGACATAGTTGTTAATGCG GTGCTTTGCATCCGCAAGCCTGAGGAAGGCATTGATTTATTCATGGTGGAGATTATGCACATGCGCCATAAGTTTGATGTGGACACACGTTTG GTTGAAGGTCTTGTCCTTGATCATGGTTCAAGACATCCTGATATGAAGCGACGTGCTGAGAATTGTTACATCTTGACAAGTAATGTATCTTTGGAGTATGATAAAAG TGAAATAAATGCAGGTTTTTTCTACTCAAGTGCAGAACAGAGAGAAGCCATGGTTGCAGCTGAAAGACGTCAGGTTGatgaaagagtgaaaaaaataatagaactAAAGAACAAG GTTTGTTCTGGTAATGATAACAACTTTGTTGTTATAAATCAAAAAGGAATTGATCCTCCTTCACTGGATCTTCTTGCAAGAGCAGGG ataaTTGCACTCCGAAGAGCTAAGAGGAGAAATATGGAGCGTTTGGTTTTGGCTTGTGGAGGAGAGGCTGTAAATTCTGTTGATGATTTGACTCCTGATTGCCTTGGTTGGGCTGGACTTGTTTATGAGCACATCCTTGGTGAGGAGAAGTATACTTTTGTGGAAAATGTGAAGAATCCTCACTCGTGTACAATCTTAATTAAAG GACCTAACGACCACACAATTGCCCAAATTAAGGATGCTGTTCGTGATGGCCTGAGATCTGTCAAGAACACTATGGAAGACGAATCTGTTGTCTTG GGGGCAGGGGCTTTTGAGGTTGCAGCCAGGCAATACCTAGTCAATGAAGTGAAGAAAACTGTTCAAGGG CGTGCACAACTTGGTGTTGAAGCTTTTGCTGATGCCCTTTTAGTGGTGCCTAAAACACTTGCAGAAAACTCTGGGCTTGACACTCAAGATGTGATCATCGCTCTTACG GGAGAGCATGACCGAGGCAATATCGTGGGACTAAACCAGCACACAGGAGAACCGATTGACCCCCATATGGAGGGCATCTTTGACAACTACTCTGTGAAGCGCCAAATCATAAATTCAGG GCCAGTAATTGCATCTCAGTTGTTGTTGGTAGATGAGGTAATTCGTGCTGGACGGAACATGCGGAAgccaaattaa